A window of Castanea sativa cultivar Marrone di Chiusa Pesio chromosome 8, ASM4071231v1 genomic DNA:
tttttttttgttggggggggggaTAAGAATGTAATCCATTTAGTGCATTGTTCCTGCATTTTAGTATTATCAAACTGTCCTTTCTAAAGAGGCTGAACATGTAATGCCATTCTAAACTCATAACCTAACATTGATTTCTGTTGCATTGGAAACTCACATGTCTTGAGGAAGAGTGGAATCATCagtatttgaataaaaaaatatcgaGCCACCACTATCAATACTAAGAAACTTCAAGGATGCCAAATCTGTATACTCATTCGTGACGGCAAATATGTCCACACAAACACCTGCTTGAACAGCAACAGCTGCCTGTAACATATATGTCAATGCTTACATCTCCAAAATTATAGGGGAGaaattataaacaaaagttaaaacatatGACCAGATCTTTGTAGAAAGGTGTCTGCTCGGGAAGTAAAGCACGGTCTGCATCCTCTCCTTTACTAGCATATTGCTCACCGTACCGTCTTGTATCCAGCTGCCCAGCTCCATAATCCGGAGGGCCGGATAAAAAGGCAAAGACTCTAGCTGCAATTATGTTCAATGGAGACAACATATATGATGACCTTTGAAAGTGCTCATGTGCTTAAACAAGGCCTCAACcctcaaattaaataaaatctgAGAAAAAGTAGAATTAGATGAGCTTTGAATATTATCACAGATACCTAACGCAAAAGTGCTTCCATATTCTGATCCAAGATAATTGAAAAGGGCTTCCATTGCCACCCCAAAACCTCGCCCACCCATCAAAATACCATCCATCCCTTGACCTGCTGCTGTGGTTCTCTCCCATGAAGTTGTAGGTCTAAGCGTTTCAAGAGCAGATGCAATACGGTCCTTACAAGTTTCAACCTGTACCAAAGTTACTGATTTAAGAGCATAACCAAAATACCATATACATGATTTTGGGTCCTCAACAGTGTACATAATTACTCAATCACCTGATTttatccttcaaaaaaaaaaaaggtgcacaTACACAAACACCAGAAAAATGAGTGACAAAACCCCATAACAAACCTACCGGAGCCAGGAATTGTAGCAAAGGCATGACATCCTCAAGCTCAATTGGCAGGGTTCCCTCCACATCGGGTGGAATTATAACATTCTTTACAACTGGTATAGGCCCCTGAACATCATACAACCCTAGTTTGTGGCTGAAGGTAGCAAGCCCAAATAATGAACCAGGTCCAAGAGCTGATATACAAAACAAAGTAGAAAATTCAACCTTCCAAGAACAGTGCTCAAACAGGAAAagaatcaaataatatatattcatttataaGTGGgaatcaaataatatttttattggtaaaagattgcaaaaaattcttttaaactAGCAATTATTAACCTTCCAAGGCTGCCAACAGCGCACTTTTAGTAAGTTCCAAGAACTCGTCCGAAGCTGCAGTCAAATTTCAGGAGAATTAAATGATAAGTCATCTTCAAGAAGAACAATAAAAGCATGGCAAGCATAAACTTAGATGCCAAAGGAGGTTtatcaagaaataaaatacCCTTAAATGACAAATCACTAAAGGAATTACAATTGCGTTAAAAGGAAAAGTCAGAAAATTAAATGAGAAGTCATCTTCCAGAAGAACAATAAAAGCATTACAAGCAAAAACCTAGGTGCAAAgcagtttcaaaaaaaaaaaaaaactcaaaataatgcATCACTGAAGGAATTACAGCTATGTTTTCTTAaggaaaaaattgtttattcAGGTCTAGTAATGCAAAAATTTGATGGGGACAGATGTAGCAAGaggacaacaacaacaagaaaaaatcctttatacaaaaaattttgaacaaacaATACAGTTCACAGAATTTTACAATTGCCAACCCTATCCCATGATGACACAGGAATTGAATAAGAAATAAGCACCCCCAAGGCCAAGTTGGCCCATTAGTCCCATTTGAATTTACACTAGTATCAAGTCTAGCAATAAATGTCATATTTAAGTTTGCATTTATTCTCTTATGCTTCATGTTAgccttttaaattattgttatgTTTCTATAGTTTTAAAAGGCCATTtactgaaataaataaaaattaagaagaatTTTGGGCTGCTGTAGGCCTAGTATTATAAACCGTTAGTGCTTTTTGCAACAGTCCTTCGCCATCAAGTATAACAATTTCAGATCTGGAACATTTTTTGGATCTCTTAGCCAAGAAATTTATTCTCTTTTAGTTCCAACGTCAAAAGTTCAGGCTATCTTTTGCTATATAGTCTCTTGTttgttggattttctttttctcatcagTTCTTACATCAGTTACATGTATGACTAGTAAATTGGTGCCTCTTTGATATGTTATGTTAGATCTAAGCTATTCTCAGCTCAGAATTAGTAAAACTTTGTGACCAAACAGAGGTTTCACAATCCAAAACACAAGAGGTAAAACAAGAGCCTGATGCATATagaaagagttttttttaataagtgtaTATAGAAAGTTAATAACACTTCGTACTGTACGCAAATGTTGAACTCCTATCTAATGGGGTTATCAGTAAAGAAAGATACTATGCATTTTGTAGACAATGTAATGCTGATTTTCTTTATCAGATTAAAAGAAATCATCagagttttttgaaatatgaaaaGTCCCATCTCCACATACCACATTAGGAGGATAATTACTGGGTATATggtattccttttttttaatttgttttaaagcATGGTATTCCAACATCCATTCCATGTACCACAGTGACAAATTCATTATAACTTGGTGGTATGTTGTTCGATGACTTGGTGTTTGGCTTTATGTGTTAGCATTGAAAGAGAGGGCAAAGAAGATATGCAGATGACAATTTTACAAGAAGACCTAGTCAAAGTATATTTCAATTGATATCACCTGCATCTAGAAAAATTACCATTATATAACTATACTGAGTTTTGTTTTGACAATCCACAACAATGTCAAGTAAATTTACATCCACTTCGTTTAGAAAATCATACCTTCATAATCAAAGACAAAATTTTGGGAACTCCCAAGTTTATTCATAAATAATAGACATATGGCAACATGAATACATCAATGCCCTAAAGAAAACTAAAACCTAAAGACACCAAAAGTAGGTGCAACACACATGCCTGGATATGTAATGTCTTGTCAAAGAGAGAAAAGCTCCCCCCCTTCTCCAGGCATCTCTTAACCAAGGCTGGGCCTACTATTACCACTAACGTGAACGCTCTTTGCTCTATGAAAACTTTCATCTAATCATAGATCAATCAGATTAGTATAGATGCTTTATTATTCCATCCTTTATAAGCACTCATAGACCTTACATATTGGAACAACATAAAATTCGAAAGCAACCATTGTCAGTTGTTGCTAAGTAGTATAATGATTATAATTAAATCTTTCTTCCTCACCAAAAGCATTGAGCACATATAGCTTAATCTTAGCTTGACATGCCTATACAAACTAATCATAAGCTACTATAACATACAAATACACATAATGTGAAAGCCTCCAACTTGAGCTAGATGCTTCAAAACCCATGTAAGAGTCACTGAAGGTACTGTTGAAACGGTAAATTTTTACTGGTTATCATCTGAACCCACCACTTTCGTCACTTTTTTACCTATCAATAACCACTCACCATGTCAACAGCTTGTAATCTAAAAATGATCCatggataaatttgttactaGTATAAACACAATAGAAAATATGGGTGGAAAGTGGATTGATTTAATGGGATTTCTCCCTTTTGTCCCTAAGGCTTCACCAACCATTTGTGGCTTCTAGTGGGCATCCTTTCAGGATTGCCCACTAACCTGTTGGTTGCCCCATCCAATCTTCCTCTAGGACCTTGGTTTCCGCTAGCCCTCTCAAAGATTGTACCCCCACCTCAATGGGAAGTGCCGCTtcactaccataaacaaaaGAGTAAGGGGTTGCCCCAGTCGATGCACGGATAGAAGTTCTATAACCCCATAAGGCAAATGGGAGAAACAGGCTAGTATCCATCATCCCATAATTACATATGAATTCTCAGACATAGTGCCAAGTAAATATATTCTAGTTCAACAAGTGATAACAAATGCTACTTATAGTATAGAAAGCCGCGTGCATTTAGCAAGTGATCAAAATTGAGCCCCCTTGCCAGAACCAGTTGTCGGGTAATCCAGGGGCATATCACCCCTATGCGCTAAGCAGTTTAAGAAAATTAGTTCAAGCGCTAACTTTTTTATCAAATCATCACATTTTTAAATTCCTTAGTCCTAAACCAAACATTTAACCCAGTATTCACCCATTAAATCaagaacatgaaaaaaaaaattaaatttaagtcaaAAAGCATTGTGATCATACATGACAAATCCACCGCTGCAACATAGACAGGACGAGCTTGCgtggcttcttcttcattttcttcttctgcaaacaaaaacaaaaaaaaaacggaaACGAAAACCAAATTGTTAATCGCTAAGCAAAGGCTGAGTCAGTGAGCGAGTGAAGGAGGGAGGGAGTGAGTGAGTGACTCGCCAGGGAGCTCGAGATCGACGAAGGAGGACATCATCTCGGGGCAAGAATCGGGGCGAGAGTAGCGAGCGATGGCCTTGGAAGAGAGGCCATTGAGGGTTCCACAGAGGGAGCAAGTCCACGACCATTGCTCGAGCTCGCAGTAGGTGTTGAAGTAGCCCCAGCAGTTCTCGCACCTCGGCAATAGGTCTCCCTCCGATCCGTACTCGGGGCCCTGACCGTTCTCGTCCTTCTCCGCGAATGGCGTCACCGTCACGCCCCACGGCAGACCCGACCCGTCCTGCGCCCCCGGATCTATCGGGAACCGCGACACCGTCGCTCTCACCGCCATGCCCTGcgccttcttttcttttttgtatttttctcggGAAACAAACGGAGCGATGTAGAGAGGAGTGCAGTGTAAATGTTGATAGATCAGATGGAGTGGCCGTTTGGTGCTGCTGCTGCGTACGTTAGCACTTACCAGAGTCGCTGAGTCGCTGACCTGACCGTAGAGCACCACATAGGAAGGACCAGTGGCGTTGTGCCACGTCATTAATGCAAAAAATTCAGGGACGGAATAACTTGCCACGTCAGAAATACAAAATCTGTAATTTACTttgatcttctcaaaaaaaaaacttcattttttttttaaaaaaattatgacttaaTTGACTAATTTGGgaatatttaagaaaattttgtcattttttagcattttgtaGTTTATAGGCCCGTTTGTTTAACCaactcaaactcacattttcatattttaaacaatacTTCATATCACCTAtacgaattttaaaaaattacaaaaattttatctcaaactactctactaAACACCCTCATAGACACTTGAGCCAACCTTTAAAGGGATTTAagcttttcttaaaaatgtttaattatactcatttttttttccaaaaaaaattatactaatcttttttaaaatttcacaaaatgacactcttctaattattttaaaatacaaattttccccttaaaatttatataaatagaacaaataatttcataatCTCTTATGCATTGATTTTCTAGCAAATGAAAAAATACTAGTAGTGGATCTATGTTCCCACTTATTACAACTTGTGAGTTCAATACCTTGGGAAATATGATATTCATAGCATTGCTCTTGTATGGATAATGAATAAGGCACTTAGGAACATCAAGATGGCAACAAAAAGGTCATATAAGGGGGTGTCATGGTCCCTCTTTAGGGTAAGAAAAACATCATTTGAGGTATTTTGTCATCTCTAATGAAATGATTTCaacattaataatttcaaaGATTAAATAGAAATGTGTGtgaaagaaacagagagagagaggtttttggTGAAATGGAATATGcacaaataattataaattataaataggatatatatatatataaataaaataagctctatatattaataattaaaaaaaatattaatttttatatacatacatttAGAGCAGGATGGGGAAAGCAAAACCAATTCTCATCCCGTCACTTCTTTTGGGTAGCGGAATTCATTATCATCCTTAGACTCATGCATGATtaatcaatcaaaaaataattatagaaaatattgagattttgaatttcttgCAATTCTATAATATGtctctatttttctattatgatctaattataataaattaggTATGTAACATATCATTCACAATAGAAGagaattttataaaacaattaaagattatatcaaatttcatatgaaTCTGTATTAATGAGAACCAAATATGTCGTCGAAGGTTGTAATAGCTTTCACTttgaaatttaacttaaaattttactCTGAATTGCACTATTGGTCtattattattggtttttttattgACTATTTGTGTTGTTTGTACTATCGTATTTGATCAatcttcatttaattcatcataTTGGTTAGTAGTAGACTTTTTGTTACAGCAACCACACAAACTTGGAACTGATACTTGGTCTAAAAGACCTAGGACCAAAAATTCTTTTGGTTTagtaatcaaaataaaattatccaCTAGTTTCCTCATGTCACACGTTCCATAGTGACCGCTTTATCCTTGGTTATACAGTGGGGGAAACCACCCAAAAGAGACccaaatttcttcaaaaaaatcttcaaatctGGGCTTGAAACCAACTGCACTGCGGTTTAAGCTCATGTTGGTATCTAACAAATAGAGTATGCACCATCTATGCATCGCTGTGCAGAGCCGAGGCTCTAAAATACATTATTGGCCCGCCCTCTCAAGACAACTCTAGCAAAATTCCCAAGACACCAACTCATGACTCATGAATCCTCCAATGGCAATGGAGCCAGAGCGGGGGGCTGGTTGTCACGGGGAAAATGAGATCAAATTGATTTGTATTATGTGCAAAACGATTATCCTGATAAACTAGAGATGCAAAGCAGCATTATAAATGTATTTATGGGATCTTAGAGAGAAGATTTCACCATGGCATGGACTTgagataaatattataataataataaccaaaTCTTATTAGTTCTAAGCCAGTCAAAAAAGACACATCAGTTACGGAAGTAATTGAGATTATGATTTTAgggtaaaatacaaaattaaccTTCTAAatttcttcagatttcatttcaatattctaactttgtttttattcattttattcctctaactttcaagtttattcaattaaggctttttcatcaatttttgttatatgttgtggtcaatttttgttataaatttttcttcaaattttttaaattaaaaaaattcaattaatgattgaaaaatattttctaaatttctttcaaaacattttaataaaagttaacaaaaaaaccttaattgaataaatttaaaacttagagaactgaaataaaatctgaaaaatattaaagaatcagttttgcattttagccatGATTTTAGATAGAGtagaatagaagaaaaaaaaaaaaatatatatatatatatatatatatatatgaaaaaagcTAATTAATCTATGTTTGTTGTGTTAGTTCTAAAGCCCTGTTTGACTAGCGTTTTGCTCATGTCTAgcgtttttgccttttttttttttttaccagagCCTCTGTTCATGGTTCAATTGCATTAAGAGAAATGTACAGTACATTCAGAGTAAACAAtaacccataaattttttttttttaatgttttcaacaataaattttcaattttcagcaaaataagcaatatACAAACACACATTAAATTAGCTTGCCAAGATAACAATTGATTCCAAGTTCAAACCACTGCTCTAAATGTTCAAGTGAAAGCAAAATCCCAAATCacgaaaaattaaatcataacTGATATTTAAATCAGTATAAGGTAATAACAAATACCAGGCCAAACTCATCAATACTTTCCCCACAAAAGGACCCTACAATAACTTAAACTACTTAACATGACTAATGGTGCAGTACGGATTTTAATCATAAACAAAAATTCTGTGTTCATAGAGGCACAAAACGAGCAAAATGTAGCTACCAGAACATAATAAGAGACACTAGTTCCTTGAACACAGAAAACTGGTATGTCGCTCACTCTTCATGTTCAAGTATTGGTGGACCTGGTGTAGATCTGCTGGCTTGCATGAGCAGCTACCAGCCTAATGGAACCTCTTGCCATCAGATCCTTAATTGCACGGCGTGCCAATGATCCATTGATCTGATAGTGgtcaagaaaaggaaaacaactTCATTAGCATGCCAAAAGATattcaatcaaacaaaagaaCTTCTTGGATAAAGAGTAGAGGGACACACAATTCGCAAGTATTAATCAACAGATAAAATACATCTTTATGTAAATTGTTACAAGAGTGATGACCATAATATTGCCCAAGAAAAATGTCCAATAAGGCGATAGCCAATAAATTCTTTGAAATGTGACTGGTCGTGCTATAATTAAGTTTCTttgttctatatatattttactaatagCTATGCCCTCTATGCCAGCCCTTAGTTACAAATTGAGTTCAGCATTAACAGAGAGTAGTAttaatgataaaatataattcaCTGTGTATTAAGTTAAATTTCAAACCAGCAAATGTGTTGGTGTTGGTCAAAACAAATCTAAGTGACAGCCAGACATTAGGGAAAAAGACAGACaactttcaaaaacaaataaatgtaCATTTTGATGCTCTATGTACTCATCTTATTCATCTTGTACTCAACTAGGcatcaataaaatattcttatgacttccattttctttctttattttatgaGCACTTTTTAGGGTAAACAAGAATGATCCCATTACTAATAATGAAGGTGAAAGGATGTCCGTTATATTAGACTAATACCAAGTTGTCAAAACATATTATATCATAGAGGAGGAACATGATTTGTTCAGCGAGGAACTAGGAGCAAGCAGACACTTGGAAGTGATATGGGTTCTCTATATAGTATACCCACGTCGGGTTCCCATCAAACATGTCCTAAGAGTTCAACCAGTAAAAGTGTGGGTCATCTTAAGAAGCAATGATTTTTGTCCTCCAAGTAATAATTTGCGATTGGAAAATGTCAATGACAATTATTGTAATCCAAGTAACTTCTCTTTCAAGACCAACTACACAATCATTTCTCATTCACATAACATTAAGTGTGTAACCACATAAAATATGAAGAAACTCATACAGAAAGAAGAGTCAAGTTCAGACTATACCCTCAATCTGTCGGACAAGATGGAAGGTGTGATAAGCTTGTACTTTGGAGCTTCCACAAGGAGCTTGTCATAGGTTCCCTGATCAAACATAACCATGTTGTTCACCTTCTCCTTTTGCTTTCCCTTACTCCATTTCTGTATACATCACCAAATAGTATTAGTATTAAAAGCCAAACCCACATTACCTATTCCTACAATCTATAATTTGAACCACCATACaaagtttgaaattgaaaaatgcaAATTCTGAATCCAAAAACATTATCaaaccttcttcttctgctttcCTCCACCGGATTTGGCTGGCTTCGAGGACGGAGGAGGAGCCTTTTCCTTCTTCGGTGCCTATtagaataacaaaaaataaaaaaataaatcttcatAGCATAAAAATCATAGTAACTCTGCACCAAATATTACATCTATTATCCCCTGTTTGGAatctatacaaataaattggtgcaaaaaaaattaaaatgcccAATACTTTCAATCTTGAAATTGAGACAGAGCCTAATAAGACTATTCAGCTTCATTAAATATCACAATAGATAAATCTGTGTTTGGCacttgagaaataattacaaaaagaaaacagaacaCAGACTCTGGATTTCAATTTAAGTTCACTAATATCAGATCTAGCAAGACtaaagaagaaaagcaaaacCCAGAAAGCAAAATGCAACAAAATCTCGACATATTCACTTCTCGGAAGTTCcaatattttctattgtttttcctcaaacttTCTTAGGAACCAAACAAATGCAATGAGATAGTAACGAAAGGAAGGACTTGAAGAAGATTTGTGTGAGCTTACCATGTTGCTCGAGGGTCAGAGTGGAGCAGAGGCTACCGTTTGGTGAAGAAGAAAGTGTGAGGCTCAGAGCTTGCTAGGGTTTTGAAAAAGCCTAGAGCAAGGAAAGAAATACTAGGGTTTGAGAAGCGAAGCTTATTAGGGCTACTATCTCCTACGGTCATTTACACGCGATACAGTTGTTGATTGTTTGGACAACAGGTTTATCCAAAACTTGTTATGGATGGGTTTA
This region includes:
- the LOC142605692 gene encoding small ribosomal subunit protein eS25-like, with the protein product MAPKKEKAPPPSSKPAKSGGGKQKKKKWSKGKQKEKVNNMVMFDQGTYDKLLVEAPKYKLITPSILSDRLRINGSLARRAIKDLMARGSIRLVAAHASQQIYTRSTNT